The Sesamum indicum cultivar Zhongzhi No. 13 linkage group LG1, S_indicum_v1.0, whole genome shotgun sequence genome includes a window with the following:
- the LOC105170780 gene encoding uncharacterized protein LOC105170780 has product MDESMKQFQQGLIEVEIEAENLLLARHELVEIDRVRNGNREALTALRKRAKTTNTSVPSPFESIMRDVDTRPLVKEVCATCGDHDSREKTLLMFPGTDVFAAIPFHAAHTILEKDQARLDFDSKKLQSYVKEKSFSISEKGVLADKISPGVLRSLVTLTDKAKTEEKD; this is encoded by the exons ATGGATGAGAGTATGAAGCAATTCCAGCAGGGACTGATCGAGGTTGAAATTGAAGCGGAAAATCTTTTATTAGCACGCCATGAG TTGGTTGAAATTGATAGAGTGAGGAATGGCAACAGGGAAGCTTTAACAGCCCTAAGAAAGAGGGCTAAAACAACAAATACCAGTGTCCCTTCCCCATTCGAGTCAATAATGAGGGATGTTGATACAAGGCCACTGGTGAAAGAGGTCTGTGCAACCTGTGGTGATCATGACTCAAGGGAGAAGACGTTGTTGATGTTTCCTGGAACTGATGTCTTTGCTGCTATACCATTTCATGCTGCTCATACCATTTTAGAGAAAG ATCAAGCACGCCTTGATTTTGATTCTAAGAAACTCCAAAGCTATGTGAAAGAGAAGTCCTTTTCGATATCAGAAAAAGGTGTTCTTGCCGACAAGATCAGTCCTGGTGTGCTAAGATCTCTTGTGACCTTAACTGACAAAGCAAA GACTGAGGAGAAAGATTGA
- the LOC105170770 gene encoding LOW QUALITY PROTEIN: elongation factor G-2, mitochondrial (The sequence of the model RefSeq protein was modified relative to this genomic sequence to represent the inferred CDS: substituted 2 bases at 2 genomic stop codons) yields MAARSARSSTTRRLLYSFYSASLDPAPQTSTAALLTGNFHLRYFSAGSAAAARLRDEKEAWWKESLQKLRNIGISAHIDSGKTTLTERVLYYTGRIHEIHEVRGKDGVGAKMDSMDLEREKGITIQSAATYCNWKDYQVNIIDTPGHVDFTIEVERALRVLDGAILVLCSVGGVQSQSITVDRQMRRYEVPRLAFINKLDRMGADPWKVMNQARSKLRHHSAAVQIPIGLEDDFKGLVDLVNMKAYYFHGSSGYVYXLQIXCIYIEKRRELVEVVSEVDDKLAEAFLSDEPISSADLEEAIRRATIARKFVPVFMGSAFKNKGVQPLLDGVLSYLPCPTEVSNYALDQSKNEEKVTLSGSPDGPLVALAFKLEEGRFGQLTYLRIYEGVIKKGDFIVNVNTGKKVKVPRLVRMHSNEMEDIQQAHAGQIVAVFGVDCASGDTFTDGSVRYTMTSMSVPEPVMSLAISAVSKDSGGNFSKALNRFQKEDPTFRVGLDPESGQTIISGMGELHLDIYVERMRREYKVDATVGKPRVNFRETITQRAEFDYLHKKQSGGQGQYGRVIGYVEPLPPGSGTKFEFDNMLVGQAIPPNFVPAIEKGFKEAVNSGSLIGHPVENVRIVLTDGASHAVDSSELAFKLAAIYAFRQCYTAAKPVILEPVMLVELKFPTEFQGSVTGDINKRKGMIVGNDQEGDDCVITAHVPLNNMFGYSTALRSMTQGKGEFTMEYLEHSQVSQDVQTQLVNTYKATKSSD; encoded by the exons atggcaGCACGCTCGGCCCGATCCTCTACCACGCGCCGCCTCCTCTATTCCTTCTACAGCGCATCCCTCGACCCCGCGCCCCAAACATCTACCGCCGCCTTGCTTACTGGAAACTTTCACCTTCGGTATTTCTCCGCCGGCAGTGCCGCCGCAGCGCGGCTTAGGGATGAGAAGGAGGCATGGTGGAAGGAGTCGCTGCAGAAGCTCCGTAATATCGGTATTTCGGCTCACATAGATTCGGGTAAAACGACGCTCACAGAGCGCGTGTTATATTATACGGGTCGGATCCACGAGATTCATGAGGTCCGAGGGAAGGATGGGGTCGGGGCGAAAATGGATTCCATGGATTTAGAGCGAGAGAAAGGGATTACTATACAATCTGCTGCCACGTACTGTAACTGGAAGGATTATCAG GTGAACATAATTGACACCCCAGGTCATGTCGATTTCACTATAGAAGTTGAGAGAGCTTTACGTGTACTTGATGGCGCGATTCTTGTCCTGTGTAGTGTTGGTGGTGTGCAGAGTCAGTCAATCACTGTTGACAGGCAAATGAGAAGATATGAGGTTCCAAGGCTTGCATTTATTAACAAGCTTGATCGGATGGGGGCTGATCCATGGAAAGTTATGAATCAG GCGAGATCCAAGCTTCGACACCATAGTGCTGCTGTGCAGATTCCAATTGGTTTGGAGGATGACTTCAAGGGTCTTGTTGACCTCGTCAACATGAAAGCTTATTATTTTCATGGGTCCAGTGGGTATGTTTACTAACTTCAGATCTGATGCATATA TATTGAAAAGCGGCGTGAGCTGGTTGAAGTAGTTTCAGAGGTTGATGATAAGCTTGCGGAAGCATTTCTTAGTGATGAACCTATATCATCTGCTGATCTTGAG GAGGCAATCCGGAGAGCTACCATTGCACGGAAATTTGTGCCCGTGTTCATGGGTAGTGCTTTCAAGAATAAG GGTGTTCAACCACTTCTTGATGGTGTACTTAGCTACTTGCCTTGCCCAACTGAAGTTAGTAACTACGCTCTTGATCAATCCAAGAATGAGGAAAAG GTTACTTTATCTGGAAGTCCAGATGGTCCTCTTGTTGCCTTAGCTTTCAAATTGGAAGAAGGGCGATTTGGTCAGTTGACATATCTGAG aATCTACGAAGGTGTCATTAAGAAGGGTGATTTTATTGTTAATGTAAACACAGGCAAGAAGGTTAAG GTTCCTCGATTGGTTCGGATGCATTCAAACGAAATGGAG GACATTCAACAAGCTCATGCTGGGCAAATAGTTGCTGTATTTGGTGTTGATTGTGCTTCAG GGGATACATTTACCGATGGGTCAGTTAGATACACCATGACCTCTATGAGTGTGCCTGAGCCAGTTATGTCATTAGCTATATCAGCAGTTTCTAAAGATTCTGGAGGCAAT TTTTCAAAAGCTTTGAATCGTTTTCAGAAAGAGGATCCAACTTTCCGTGTTGGTTTAGATCCGGAAAGTGGCCAG ACGATTATCTCTGGAATGGGAGAACTTCATTTGGACATATATGTTGAGCGCATGCGGAGGGAGTACAAG GTTGATGCCACTGTTGGAAAACCTCGTGTCAATTTCAGAGAGACTATTACTCAGCGTGCTGAATTCGACTATCTACATAAGAAGCAGAGTGGAGGACAAGGTCAATATGGAAGGGTTATTGG GTATGTCGAACCCCTTCCACCAGGCTCAGGAACTAAGTTTGAATTCGACAACATGCTTGTAGGACAAGCTATACCTCCAAATTTTGTCCCAGCCATTGAGAAGGGCTTTAAAGAAGCTGTCAACTC GGGTTCTCTCATCGGCCATCCTGTTGAAAATGTCCGTATTGTTTTGACTGATGGTGCATCCCATGCTGTGGATTCAAGTGAACTTGCTTTTAAGTTGGCCGCTATATATGCCTTCAGACAG TGCTATACAGCTGCAAAACCTGTTATATTGGAGCCTGTGATGTTGGTGGAATTGAAGTTCCCAACAGAATTTCAGGGCTCTGTCACTGGTGATattaataa GAGAAAAGGCATGATCGTCGGGAATGACCAGGAAGGAGATGATTGTGTAATAACTGCACAT GTACCTCTCAACAACATGTTTGGCTACTCAACAGCCCTTCGCTCCATGACACAG GGAAAAGGTGAATTCACAATGGAATATTTAGAGCATTCACAAGTTTCTCAGGATGTGCAGACACAACTGGTGAATACTTATAAGGCCACAAAATCATCAGATTAA
- the LOC105170740 gene encoding cell number regulator 6 has product MAEGQYVKLTKNQNSSENITPGELNQPIDVPALNGPRCEECGQPLPASYLPPADEEWATGIFGCADDQESCFIGLFCPCILFGRNVANLIEDISQQNACIGHAVCVEGGIALAAATAAFHGIDPDTACLITEGLLFAWWVCAIYTGMGRRVLQRKYHLKDSPCDPCMVHCCLHWCAICQEHRERLNHLSECSASSPTAVNPPPVQEMNAAERQVTASSSQPADGHNNLQLQPV; this is encoded by the exons ATGGCGGAGGGGCAATACGTGAAGCTGACCAAGAACCAGAATTCCTCGGAGAACATCACCCCTGGTGAACTTAATCAACCCATTGATGTCCCAGCG CTGAACGGTCCCAGATGTGAAGAATGTGGACAGCCTTTGCCAGCTAGCTACTTGCCCCCGGCTGATGAAGAATGGGCAACTGGGATTTTTGGTTGTGCTGACGATCAAGAGAGTT GCTTCATTGGATTGTTTTGCCCGTGTATACTATTCGGGCGCAATGTCGCAAACTTGATCGAAGACATCTCTCAGCAAAATGCGTGTATTGGTCATGCAGTATGCGTTGAAGGTGGCATTGCACTTGCTGCCGCTACAGCAGCATTCCATGGTATAGATCCCGATACAGCATGCCTAATCACCGAGGGCTTGTTGTTTGCCTGGTGGGTCTGTGCAATCTACACCGGCATGGGCCGAAGAGTGTTGCAGAGAAAGTATCATTTGAAG GATTCACCTTGTGATCCATGCATGGTGCACTGCTGCCTCCACTGGTGTGCCATATGCCAGGAGCACAGAGAGAGGCTGAACCATCTCTCCGAATGCAGCGCATCGTCCCCCACCGCAGTAAATCCCCCACCAGTTCAGGAGATGAATGCTGCTGAGAGGCAAGTGACGGCATCATCTTCTCAGCCGGCAGACGGACATAATAATTTGCAGCTACAGCCTGTCTGA
- the LOC105174178 gene encoding beta-D-glucosyl crocetin beta-1,6-glucosyltransferase-like — MESLATDQKTIHVLMFPWLAHGHISPYLELAKRLTKRDFIIHLCSTPANLSSIKHKIGEKFAFSIRLVEIHLPSLPNLPPCYHTTNGLPPDLMPTLKLAFDMAKPNFLRILASVKPDLLIYDFLQPWAPLAASRYKIPAVEFITSSSTMTAYMFHFFMKPKVAFPFETIRYRDYELVHQAKLLAPDDRVRREAFEGVRRSNRIVLIKGFREIELKYSDYLSTLLGKKIMPVGPLVQNPSQEVGCSEIIEWLDKKAKCSTVFVSFGSEYFLKQEEMEELAHGLELSNVNFIWVVRFPKGKKITLKEALPLGFLDRVGQRGMVVEGWAPQAQILGHESIGGFVSHCGCSSMMESMKFGVPIIAMPMHLDQPLNARLVVEIGVGDEVLRNSSGRLEKEEVAAVICRVVAEGGRGEVVRKNARAMSEKMMAKGDEEIDEVVKELVMICSTKKKKRNGLFY, encoded by the coding sequence ATGGAGTCTTTAGCCACTGACCAGAAAACAATCCATGTTCTGATGTTCCCGTGGTTGGCTCACGGCCACATTTCGCCATACCTAGAACTAGCCAAAAGGCTCACCAAGAGAGACTTCATCATCCACCTCTGCTCCACCCCAGCAAATTTGAGCTCCATTAAGCATAAAATAGGCGAAAAATTCGCCTTCTCTATCCGTTTAGTTGAAATCCATCTCCCTTCGTTGCCTAACCTCCCCCCTTGCTACCACACCACCAATGGCCTCCCACCGGACCTAATGCCCACCCTGAAACTGGCCTTTGATATGGCAAAACCTAACTTCCTCCGAATCTTGGCTTCTGTCAAGCCCGATTTGCTTATCTATGATTTTCTCCAACCGTGGGCACCGTTGGCTGCTTCCAGGTATAAGATACCGGCTGTGGAGTTCATCACTAGTAGCTCAACCATGACGGCTTACATGTTCCACTTCTTCATGAAGCCCAAGGTTGCTTTCCCATTTGAGACGATTCGTTATCGTGACTATGAGTTGGTCCATCAGGCTAAGTTATTGGCACCGGATGATAGGGTGAGGCGGGAGGCGTTTGAGGGCGTCCGGAGGTCCAACAGGATTGTGTTGATAAAGGGTTTtcgtgagattgagttgaagTATAGTGATTATTTATCCACCCTGTTGGGCAAGAAAATCATGCCGGTTGGCCCATTAGTTCAAAACCCTAGCCAAGAGGTTGGTTGTTCGGAGATCATAGAGTGGCTCGACAAAAAGGCGAAGTGTTCCACTGTCTTCGTCTCGTTTGGGAGTGAGTATTTTCTCAAGCAAGAAGAGATGGAGGAGCTTGCTCATGGGTTGGAGCTAAGCAATGTTAACTTCATTTGGGTTGTGAGGTTCCcgaaaggaaagaaaataaccCTAAAAGAGGCTTTGCCACTGGGGTTTCTTGATAGGGTAGGTCAGAGAGGGATGGTCGTAGAAGGATGGGCACCGCAAGCACAAATCTTGGGGCACGAAAGTATCGGTGGTTTTGTGAGTCATTGCGGGTGCAGTTCCATGATGGAGAGCATGAAGTTTGGAGTTCCGATCATTGCCATGCCAATGCACCTCGACCAACCACTCAATGCTAGGCTAGTGGTGGAGATTGGGGTTGGTGATGAGGTGTTGAGGAATAGCTCAGGGAGACTCGAGAAGGAGGAGGTGGCGGCAGTGATTTGTAGAGTCGTGGCCGAGGGAGGGCGAGGAGAGGTTGTCCGGAAGAATGCAAGGGCAATGAGTGAGAAGATGATGGCCAAAGGGGATGAAGAGATTGATGAGGTGGTGAAGGAGCTTGTGATGATTTGCTCcaccaagaagaagaagcgcAATGGTTTATTCTATTAA